The Toxotes jaculatrix isolate fToxJac2 chromosome 21, fToxJac2.pri, whole genome shotgun sequence genome includes a region encoding these proteins:
- the LOC121175399 gene encoding urotensin-2 receptor: MNNKSINLNTGPPRVGGGGGSGTVDHELVITSTFGTLLSVVYIIGVSGNVYTLVVMCHSIRFATSMYISIINLALADLLYLSTIPFVVSTYFLKDWYFGDVGCRILLSLDLLTMHASIFTLTVMCTERYLAVTKPLDTVRRSKSYRKALAWGVWLLSLFLTVPMMIMVAQTTKNTPDGGVKRMCAPTWAPMAYKVYVTVLFGTSIMAPGLIIGYLYVKLARTYLESQRNSVISKGSKRSPKQKVLIMIFTIVLVFWACFLPFWIWQLLPLYHAKPLSLASQTHTCINYLVASLTYSNSCINPFLYTLLTKNYREYLKNRHRSFYRYTSSFKQRPPSLYSSGKSASSSNQFEFNSETLVMGTLK, from the coding sequence ATGAATAACAAGTCTATCAATTTAAACACGGGTCCGCCGCGGGTCGGCGGTGGCGGCGGCTCCGGGACTGTGGATCATGAACTCGTTATCACCTCTACTTTCGGGACGCTTCTCTCCGTTGTCTATATAATCGGAGTGTCGGGGAATGTGTACACACTGGTGGTGATGTGTCACTCGATCCGCTTCGCCACTTCCATGTACATCTCCATCATCAACCTGGCTCTGGCGGACCTGCTCTACCTTTCCACCATCCCCTTCGTGGTGTCCACCTACTTCCTAAAGGACTGGTACTTCGGGGATGTGGGCTGCCGCATCCTGCTCAGCCTGGACCTCCTCACCATGCACGCCAGCATCTTCACCCTCACTGTCATGTGCACGGAGCGCTATCTTGCCGTCACCAAGCCGCTGGACACGGTGAGACGCTCCAAGAGTTACCGCAAAGCTCTGGCGTGGGGTGTATGgctgctctctctgttcctcaCGGTGCCCATGATGATAATGGTCGCCCAGACCACTAAGAACACGCCGGACGGGGGTGTGAAGAGGATGTGCGCGCCCACCTGGGCGCCCATGGCTTACAAAGTGTACGTGACCGTCTTGTTTGGCACCAGCATCATGGCACCGGGGCTCATTATCGGTTACCTGTACGTCAAGTTAGCCCGCACTTACTTAGAGTCCCAGCGCAACTCTGTGATCAGCAAAGGCAGCAAGCGATCACCTAAGCAGAAGGTGCTGATAATGATCTTCACCATCGTGCTGGTCTTCTGGGCTTGTTTCCTGCCGTTCTGGATCTggcagctgctgcctctgtaCCACGCCAAGCCGCTGAGTCTGGCctcgcagacacacacctgcatcaACTACCTGGTGGCGAGCCTCACTTACAGCAACAGTTGCATCAACCCTTTCCTCTACACGCTCCTCACCAAGAACTACAGGGAATACCTGAAGAACAGGCACAGGAGCTTCTACAGGTACACGTCCTCGTTTAAGCAGCGGCCACCCAGCCTCTACTCATCGGGGAAGTCTGCATCCTCCAGCAATCAGTTTGAGTTCAACTCCGAGACGCTGGTCATGGGGACGCTGAAGTGA